The genomic stretch GACATTAGAACAAGAATTATCAGCAACAGGTTTGTTACTCACCCTGAAATGATCCTAGTGATGCCGCCAAACCACACTCCCCAAAATTCACCATGATGCTATCTTTTATAGCATTAGAGATATTAAATTGAGTAATTATAATAGAATCACCCGATGCTTGTTCTCTATTAGGATTCATAAAAACCTCCATCACCATGTACCTGTTTTTGAACACCATCGCTCTTTTTCTAGAACCCAAAAACAAAGTTTCAAACTATCACAATAAAATCAAATCTGAAAAACCGAGAATACAAACTAAACCTAACCGATGCAAAATCCATAAAATCAAAAGCAATTGCGCAAGTAAAGACGAAGATGGCAAACCTGTGAGAATCGCACAACCGAGAAGTTTAGGGTATGGAGAATCTACTGTAAATATGGTGCACCGATTCAATCTAACGGTGTAAATTCATCTCAGTTGAGATCACCATTGATTAAGGTGGAGGCAACTACTAAAATAAACCCTAACAAGAATCAATTTCGGGTTATGGTCTATTGACCCGTTGAGCCCAAGTCGGGGCCCAATAGAATAGGGTGACACGTGTCTATCTCTGATAGGAACATAGAGTCTTCGCGGTACGGTCTTTTTTATTTCTCATCCTTATCCGGTTTTAGTTTTTTTTGGaagaaaaaataaattaattaattaacacattGAGAGCGTGGAGATTTGTTGCGGAACACGTGCTCCAAAATAAAGTAAAAAAGAGATCCATAAAGATTTTTTTGGTAACAAGTTCAATAAAGACGTTACtggttttttttttcttttcgtaTAAGAGACGTTGCtaattatattatataataatttaaaaaaaattatgagaATAGGAAGCTTTTAATATTTACACGTACATTCCTTATAAGTCATAAATATACGTTCAAACTATTTTAATATAAACTTAATTCATATGTATCAACTTATGcaaaaatatttgatttttgtatAGTCAGATAATCATAATCATCGAACCTTCAAAATTATTTAACTTAGATTTTTACTATCTCAAAATAGCACTTATAATGGTTATAATGGATTAAAAGTGTACAAAAAAAATAGTGCAGGGCTCTTATAAAATATTATTAATCATTCTATTTTCTTCATTAATTATAAGATCTTATATTCTTTTACCTTTTATATTTTTCAACTGCAATATTTGCAATATTTGTCTATAACAgcaaaaatatttaaatttataataaatattttGATAGAATTGTAAAAAAAATTGGATGTATCGTATtaatattaaattttttaaaagaGAATTTTCATGACTGCCTATTACAATTATTCCCAAATCAAAAATTAATCTACTAAAATATATTTTAGAAAATTGTTTTTATTACTCGAAAATTAATTtaaaaccaaaccaacccaaaaccgcaaaaaaccgcatttggttcggatcCGTTTGGATCATTCTCTAacaaaaccgcacggtttggtttggtttgcggtttgtatttttcaaaccgaactaaaccaaaccaaaccgcattatgttacaactcAAACTTCAATTATCCCACATCCAATCCAAACTCAAACttagtatgccttaaccttacaattaaaaatgattttctcttactcacacttaggatatcaatttcaaccttcttaaatctctctCAGTTGTATCgcacattcttctcatcttctttacCATATACGTTTCGCTTTTTCTATTCTAATATttcatctcttatgttctttcttttttatcttttatgttactattttctcttccaattacgtttttattgAACATTTCTTCTCAATCCCGCATCTCatatgttctttttttcatcttctctaatctctcatctcatatgttttttatgttttattataatgtctttgatattattttattctattattatatatatgttttttattccatttttgtcTAATCTAATTTTGTGTATATTGAATGCGaagtttttgtctaaatatgataagtttttatgttatttaataatgtatgaatgactaaatacaaagttacgttattctctataggtgtatgtatgactcaataaaaatattgtaaaaaaccgaaccaaccgaaccaatccaaaccgcattggtttggtttggtttggtttggttttatttctaaaaatcaatcgaaccaaaccgaaccgcatgcttttttctcttgcggttcggatgatttttatcatcaaaaccgcccaaaccgcaccgcgaacacccctagGTTACGTATCATGTGCTGCACTTTTTGTGTGGAGTTATGTTCTTGTCGAAGTCATGGTGCTGCATGTTGTCATTTAAATCTTGGATACAAGCCTCTTTTTTACTTATCAAGAACTTAGATATCAATGATGTGGAGCTTGAGTACAGCCTAATGCAGTGTAACACTTTGAGGACAGGTCCAACCGGTGTTTATTAAAATACACAGATCAAACCAGGCACGTGATAATGCAAAGTAGAGAATAAAACTGGGAATGCGATAAACAAGATATGCATGCAAAAGGGAAATCGAGGCCCATGATTCAAGGGGGAACAGGTGAGTCACAGCATAGTGCAAAAGGGAAATCGAGGCCCATGGTTCAAGGGGGAACAGGTGAGTCACAGCATAAGGAATGTGAGTGTGATTTTGCTTTGTGGTGCTACTACTTTTTAGGtgtgctgttgtttgttttgcAGATTGAGTAGGATGCAACGTATTGCAATAGAGATTTTGTTCCAAAGAATCAAAGTTGTTTTCTGCTTGAATGCTTGGGTTGCAGTTCTAAACTCTTCACCTCTCCCCAAGAGTTGTTTTCGGTGAAAATTTCCCACAAGCTCAGTACTCCCTAACCAAATGAGCCGCATCCATTTCGAGACTTAATCGTGATATTTAATATATTTGAAATTTTAGCACTAAACTTTGTATGGATCAGCAGGATCCTAGGAATATAAAACTGTTCAAATTTATCACAAAAGTGAAACATTTGACTATTTTCTGAAGTAACTCTGATACTCTCAGCAGTAAGAGAAAAAGAAAAGTTTCATTTGATGAGTGACATATAAGAATAACAAACACTATTTGAAATGAGTATAAATGCTAAAAATACGTTGTATCACTTCCTAGAATTCTAGAAAATTGAAGTGAAGACCAAAAGAAACTACCTGCACACTCAAAAGTAAAAAAATGAACTACAATAGATTTGCAATTTTAAAGCCATACAAGGGTGCAAATTTCCACATTTCACAAGCCTCTTCACTCATGGTTAAAGCTGTAACTATACTGTATGCTAGTAAAACCACAATGCATTTATCTTCTGTGAGAGAGTACAGAACTAGCATAGATAAAATTAATGTTATGATTATAATTTGAGATTTAAACTTCACGAATCACATGATGTTTAATGCAGCAATTTGTGACTGAATACAGACGAATCATGTGAAACTGAGAAAGCTTACTGACACCCTTGATGATGGCCAAGTATTCAGTGCTCCAAAAGTTCAATCTTTGCAAGATGATTATTCATACGATGAGTATCGTCAGCTGACAATCGATCACCAACCATAAGTTTGTACTGTTCAAATTTTGCTTTTTCGCACTTCAATGCGGCGGTTTTAGAAGCCTGTAAATTTCCTGAACCAAAGTTACAATTTCATTAGATTTATACGTTCCTGAATCAAACTAATATGCAGAACATGATAGCGTGATGCATCATGAATTCTTGTTAATTGAAAAATAAAGAAAAGCAATGCAATCTGTATCTAAATGTTACAAAACACAGTCAATCATGTAGTATTTGTTCTTACCAGGTAAATCAAGTAAATTAAACACCACTGGAAAATTTCCAATACTTCTAACCATAATAATAGAAGCCCATACTTTTTCATGCTCCTCTCTTGAAGCTCTAATAATGCACACATTAGTGATTGGATTCACATACTTAACTGCACACAGATCCAAAAGTGAAAACTATCAAATACAAAAATTAGAATTTAACTCGATGACATTAGAACAAGAATTATCAGCAACAGGTTTGTTACTCACCCTGAAATGATCCTAGTGATGCCGCCAAACCACACTCCCCAAAATTCACCATGATGCTATCTTTTATAGCATTAGAGATATTAAACTGAGTAATTATAATAGAATCACCCGATGCTTGTTCTCTATTAGGATTCATAAAAACCTCCATCACCATGTACCTGTTTTTGAACACCATCGCTCTTTTTCTAGAACCCAAAAACAAAGTTTCAAACTATCACAATAAAATCAAATCTGAAAAACCGAGAATACAAACTAAACCTAACCGATGCAAAATCCAGAAAATCAAAAGCAATTGCGCAAGTAAAGACGAAGATGGCAAACCTGTGAGAATCGCACAACCGAGAAGTTTAGGGTATGGAGAATCTACTGTAAATATGGTGCACCGATTCAATCTAACGGTGTAAATTCATCTCAGTTGAGATCACCATTGATTAAGGTGGAGGCAACTACTAAAATAAACCCTAACAAGAATCAATTTCGGGTTATGGTCTATTGACCCGTTGAGCCCAAGTCGGGGCCCAATAGAATAGGGTGACGCGTGTCTATCTCTGATAGGAACATAGAGTCTTCGCGGTACGGTCTTTTTTATTTCTCATCCTTATCCGGTTTTAGTTTTTTTTggaagaaaaaataaataaattaattaacACATTGAGAGCGTGGAGATTTGTTGCGGAACACGTGCTCCAAAATAAAGTAAAAAAGAGATCCataaagatttgtttggtaaCAAGTTCAATAAAGA from Lathyrus oleraceus cultivar Zhongwan6 chromosome 7, CAAS_Psat_ZW6_1.0, whole genome shotgun sequence encodes the following:
- the LOC127105662 gene encoding probable ribonuclease P/MRP protein subunit POP5; protein product: MVFKNRYMVMEVFMNPNREQASGDSIIITQFNISNAIKDSIMVNFGECGLAASLGSFQVKYVNPITNVCIIRASREEHEKVWASIIMVRSIGNFPVVFNLLDLPGNLQASKTAALKCEKAKFEQYKLMVGDRLSADDTHRMNNHLAKIELLEH